ctcaaagcgtgtcgattgaggttcgcatcactttGTCATATACGGACTCCATCAAGTAACTTGGTGATATGTCCTTGCTTCTGATGTGGGATTGAACTTGTCTTCAGTGCTTTATTCAGATGCTGTTAAAGTTTTGGAGGATGGAGATCTCCAAACACTTGGTATGCTGGGCTATGACAAGAGATTATCACATTCTTTTACTGCTCATCCTAAGGTTGACCCATTCACTGGTAAGACATCCTCGTAAAAGCAATTTAGTGACCATGGTAATGGAAGAAGTCCTTTTAACTTACAGAACCTTCCATGCAGGCGAAATGTTTACATTTGGCTATTCACATACACCACCATATATCACCTACAGAGTAATTTCCAAAGATGGTTTCATGCATGACCCAGTACCAATAACAATATCAGACCCCATCATGATGCATGACTTTGCCATTACTGAGAACTATGTGATTTTCATGGATCTTCCATTGTATTTCAGACCAAAGGTATGTTACTTGTAAGTTGTTCCTGTGACAAATTTTAGCCTGGTACAAAATACCaagatattaaataaataaagttggCATGCATAGTGATGAAAAGCCTCTCTGAACAACCCTAGGCTAAAGGAGGAGCCCTGCCTGAAGAGACTGCacgtgggggggggggggggggtgaaagttaaatttatcatttagtTCACCCTTTCACCCGCTAATGTGTAACCAGCTATATTTGACATATTGATTATAAGAGAGAGCTGTACCCACACTTTAATGTGGCCTGCAACATAACAATTTAAACATAAGTAAGCTTGAAACCATTTGCTTTGACAATGTTCGTGGagtgttttttaaaatacagGTATGGTTCAGTTGGCTGCATCATCCATTAGGGTCATCCATCTTAGTCTTAGTCTTTTTACCTCTCAATAAGCTTGAAATCATTTGCTTATACGATGCTCATGGAGTGTATTTTGACACAGAAGTATGGTACGGCTGTCAGCATCATCCCATTAGGGTATCTTGATTAttgtaaagaataaaaaaagaagcttgCTTGTCTTTCCCACTCTTTGGTACTTTTGAAGTAATTCTATTGTCTTTGAAGTTTCTCAAAATTCAGGCACAAACTTGGTACTACTGAACTACATaatgtaaaatctaaaattgaaGTGCCTTAACTAAAATGGGCTTCAAAAGGTCTTGCATCAAGATTTTGACATTGATTTATCTTAATATTTGTAGATGTCATGAGCATCAGTATGTGAAATTTATATATCCTTCTTGAGTAAAGAATTTTAATGGAAATAGATGTTCAGATCATTCTATGTCTCAGGAGTGGTACTTGGAATTTGAACTTTTATAGTTTCTTTCAAACATTCCATAATTCTGGAACAACTCCTCAGCATGCACAGTTGATCCCAAGACGAAATCTTATAATCTTCACTGGTTCTCTCTTTAGGGGGTGGGTTGGGTGCAAGGTGAAAGTTGCTAAAGTGATCTATACAGGAAATTTTCTGATGGCATTGTTGAGCATCATATTGGAAGTTGTAATAATTGTTTACATTTGATTTCAGGAAATGGTGAAAGGGAACAAGCTGATATTCACATTTGATGCAACAAAAAATGCTCGCTTTGGTGTACTTCCTCGGTATGCAAAGGATGAGCTGCAAATCAGATGGTTTGAGCTTCCAAATTGCTTCATATTCCATAATGGTGTGGTTCATGATTAAGctaatgttaatattttttttctgttttcacGTTTCCATACTAACCTTTTTGATGACTTCCTTCATTAGCTAATGCTTGGGAGGAGGAGGACGAAGTTGTTCTGATCACTTGTCGACTTCAGAATCCAGATCTGGACATGGTCAATGGGGTTGTcaaagaaaagattgaaaacTTCACAAATGAGCTGTAGGACACCTTCACCCATTTTTTGATTAGGCAAAGCTCTATGTACACATAGGCTGTTCTGATAGTTACTATTCTATTCAGGTATGAGATGAGATTCAACATGAAAACTGGTCTAGCTTCACTGAAGAAATTATCTGCATCTGCTGTAGATTTTCCTAGGGTGAATGAGAGCTACACTGGTAGGTATTCATCAACTGTTTGTAATGGGAGATTTTGGGTTGTTTATTGTTACCAGATCCATTCGAGATTGCAAAATTGTTCATTTTGGCAGTGGCAGTGGAATATTGCAGTGGTGAAGACAAGGCATCTGTTTTCAAAGAAGTTCTTCCACATGCTTCAAAATTAATGACAGATGTTTTTGGTAATTACGTTATCGAAAAGGTATGCTTTCCAAATTCATGTGCATCAAATTGTAGATTTCTATAATTGTGTATGTTTTTGCTTGACGTGAACTTTCTGAATGGCTGGCTTGATTATTAAGTCATGTTGGTATTTTACAGATTTTTGAACATGGAAGTCTTGAGCAGAGAAAGGAACTTGCAGATCAACTTGCAGGAATGATGTTGTCTTTAAGTTTGCAGATGTATGGTTGTCGTGTAATCCAGAAGGTATGT
This genomic stretch from Castanea sativa cultivar Marrone di Chiusa Pesio chromosome 9, ASM4071231v1 harbors:
- the LOC142608982 gene encoding carotenoid 9,10(9',10')-cleavage dioxygenase 1-like, yielding MVYHHGKLLALSEADKPYAVKVLEDGDLQTLGMLGYDKRLSHSFTAHPKVDPFTGEMFTFGYSHTPPYITYRVISKDGFMHDPVPITISDPIMMHDFAITENYVIFMDLPLYFRPKEMVKGNKLIFTFDATKNARFGVLPRYAKDELQIRWFELPNCFIFHNANAWEEEDEVVLITCRLQNPDLDMVNGVVKEKIENFTNELYEMRFNMKTGLASLKKLSASAVDFPRVNESYTDPFEIAKLFILAVAVEYCSGEDKASVFKEVLPHASKLMTDVFGNYVIEKIFEHGSLEQRKELADQLAGMMLSLSLQMYGCRVIQKVFDIIFAIEFDRTGDHLATGDRGGRVVLFERTDTRDHGGHRRELERMDYSNGRHPEFRYKTEFQSHEPEFDYLKSLEIEEKINKIRWCQAANGALFLLSTNDKTIKFWKVQEKKVKKVCDLNMDLSRAMGNGPVVSSSISTSSKSRIQQMEDVMRDPLVIQALILHSHLGVYRPYGYPW